One genomic region from uncultured Cohaesibacter sp. encodes:
- a CDS encoding TetR/AcrR family transcriptional regulator, producing MEKTNTPQHYMRGDNRRIEIACAARTVIVEKGYAALRTRDVASRVGISISTMHFHVPTKIDLIVLVAETTLDEFIRLLPSPPIPEVAARDQLRAEIEAYYNSLNEREELAACYIQLTHVARYEPQIATILDAFEQGWCQRYVEILEIGRRQGAFRADLSPLPAALVITGALTAFGTRGPQKLEMFWPVFDEIERGFLSHSQEGKAL from the coding sequence ATGGAAAAGACTAACACCCCTCAACATTACATGCGCGGAGACAATCGCCGTATCGAGATAGCCTGCGCCGCTCGGACAGTGATTGTGGAGAAAGGTTATGCTGCGCTGCGAACCCGCGATGTTGCTTCGCGCGTTGGAATCAGCATTTCCACGATGCATTTTCATGTACCAACGAAAATCGATCTTATTGTGCTGGTCGCCGAAACGACGTTGGATGAGTTCATAAGGCTGTTGCCTTCGCCCCCCATCCCCGAAGTTGCGGCGCGCGACCAACTCAGAGCCGAAATAGAGGCATACTACAACAGCTTAAATGAGCGGGAAGAACTGGCGGCATGCTATATCCAGTTAACCCACGTTGCCCGCTACGAACCCCAAATTGCGACCATCCTTGATGCCTTTGAGCAAGGCTGGTGTCAGCGATATGTCGAAATTCTCGAAATAGGTCGTAGGCAGGGGGCCTTTCGTGCAGATTTATCGCCATTGCCTGCTGCGCTTGTTATCACCGGTGCTCTCACGGCCTTTGGTACGAGAGGGCCTCAAAAATTGGAAATGTTTTGGCCTGTATTTGACGAAATCGAACGCGGCTTTCTGAGCCATAGCCAAGAAGGAAAAGCCCTATGA
- a CDS encoding DUF1992 domain-containing protein: MKFSDLAERQILKAQCEGQFDNLKGAGKPLNLENSAGGTVAVGFRIMAESGALPREIELRKAVEKQSAKIRDAADDEERRRETKTLAELQLRLDIEQEARKRFGL, encoded by the coding sequence ATGAAGTTCTCCGATCTTGCGGAAAGGCAGATTTTAAAAGCGCAATGTGAGGGACAGTTCGATAATCTCAAAGGGGCGGGAAAGCCGCTCAATTTGGAGAACAGCGCAGGCGGAACCGTTGCGGTTGGCTTTCGCATAATGGCAGAGTCTGGAGCTCTGCCACGTGAAATCGAACTGCGCAAAGCTGTAGAAAAACAATCCGCCAAAATAAGAGATGCTGCTGATGACGAGGAACGCAGACGAGAAACAAAAACACTCGCTGAACTCCAGCTTCGTCTGGATATCGAACAGGAAGCGCGCAAGCGGTTTGGCTTATAG
- a CDS encoding aldo/keto reductase: protein MHNVIANGAAIPSLGFGTYRMNDAEVMKVLPEAIKLGFRHIDTAQVYNNEAAVGAAIKASGVARDEIFLTTKVWVTKFDPADFIPSVEESLKKLDVDHVDLLLLHWPHGSDVPMETQIQELNKTVERGMTRHIGVSNYTVAQMQKAASLSKAPIVTNQVEYHPYLSQAPVLKACEQLDMSITSYFGMADGLVPQDECLSEIGAAHGKTAAQVALRWLVQQPRVIALSKTAKLSRLPENFGIFDFELTASEMQAIHAMAKPDGRIVSPSDLAPEWD, encoded by the coding sequence ATGCACAATGTAATCGCAAATGGTGCCGCGATCCCGTCTCTGGGATTTGGTACATACCGGATGAATGACGCAGAAGTCATGAAAGTGCTGCCCGAAGCGATCAAGCTTGGCTTTCGACATATCGACACGGCACAGGTCTATAACAATGAAGCCGCCGTTGGCGCGGCGATCAAGGCATCCGGCGTGGCCCGGGACGAAATCTTTCTCACCACCAAGGTGTGGGTCACGAAGTTCGATCCTGCCGACTTTATCCCTTCTGTCGAAGAAAGTCTCAAAAAGCTCGATGTCGACCATGTTGATCTGTTGCTGCTTCACTGGCCCCACGGTAGCGACGTGCCGATGGAGACGCAGATACAGGAACTGAACAAGACGGTTGAACGAGGCATGACCCGCCATATTGGTGTCAGTAACTACACCGTGGCCCAGATGCAGAAAGCCGCCTCTCTGAGCAAGGCACCTATCGTCACCAATCAGGTCGAATATCATCCCTACCTCTCGCAGGCCCCGGTGCTGAAAGCATGCGAGCAGCTCGACATGTCAATCACCAGCTATTTCGGCATGGCGGATGGATTGGTTCCGCAGGACGAATGCCTTTCAGAGATTGGCGCAGCCCACGGTAAGACCGCAGCGCAGGTTGCTTTGCGCTGGCTTGTCCAGCAACCACGCGTGATTGCCCTGTCCAAAACAGCCAAGCTGTCTCGCCTGCCTGAGAACTTCGGCATCTTCGATTTCGAACTCACAGCCTCAGAGATGCAAGCCATCCACGCTATGGCGAAACCGGATGGACGGATTGTCTCGCCATCCGACCTTGCCCCGGAATGGGATTGA
- a CDS encoding SDR family NAD(P)-dependent oxidoreductase — MDEILKPRALVTGGSAGIGLELAKLLAAEGYDLIISGASERVHQAAEDLRFYGGKVVAVQSDLSNSSGVEALVEAIKRSGDTLDVLVLNAGIAVGGAFLDLPLEKHLHLLDLNIMSTVRLCHALLPQVIAAKGKVLMVSSLPATTPTPFESVYGPSKAFMTSFGHGLREELRDTGITVTLLHPGATATEFHARAGMGTTAFGDNSWKNDPVLVARQGFDALMAGVTSLTGGDEATQAAGRDHLVTSEEEKARRHAQQARPGSRPQS, encoded by the coding sequence ATGGATGAAATCCTAAAACCCCGCGCCCTGGTTACAGGGGGATCCGCCGGGATAGGGCTTGAACTTGCAAAATTGCTTGCAGCCGAAGGCTATGACCTCATCATCAGTGGAGCAAGCGAACGCGTGCACCAAGCCGCAGAAGACCTCAGGTTTTACGGTGGCAAGGTGGTGGCTGTTCAGTCAGATCTGTCAAATTCCTCGGGCGTGGAAGCGCTCGTCGAGGCGATTAAGCGTTCCGGCGATACCCTAGACGTGTTGGTGCTCAATGCCGGGATTGCTGTCGGTGGTGCCTTTTTGGATCTGCCGCTGGAGAAGCATCTTCACCTGCTTGATCTCAACATCATGTCTACGGTGCGCCTGTGCCATGCTCTGTTGCCACAGGTTATCGCAGCCAAAGGCAAGGTGCTGATGGTCAGTTCCCTGCCGGCTACAACGCCAACACCGTTCGAGAGTGTTTATGGCCCTTCGAAAGCCTTTATGACCTCCTTTGGCCATGGTTTGCGGGAAGAATTGCGGGATACCGGCATCACAGTGACTTTGCTGCATCCCGGAGCGACCGCCACAGAGTTTCATGCCCGTGCAGGGATGGGCACCACTGCGTTTGGAGACAATAGCTGGAAGAATGATCCGGTACTTGTCGCTCGTCAAGGCTTCGATGCCCTGATGGCAGGCGTGACGAGCCTAACCGGTGGTGACGAAGCCACTCAGGCAGCCGGTCGAGACCATCTCGTCACCAGTGAAGAAGAAAAAGCCCGGCGCCACGCACAGCAGGCTCGTCCGGGAAGTCGTCCTCAATCATGA
- a CDS encoding SDR family NAD(P)-dependent oxidoreductase gives MSPRMDTIIAAGNVAVITGAAAGLGAALARSLSQQGMKLALFDCNEEALTSLASTLQTETLIVFGNAADRNDLRRFHSATIERFGAVQLLVNNVGMGKKAGPWDSPEDWQQVLDVNFTSALAMQHLFVPAMIASDEPAAIINLGSKEGITTPPGNAAYSVSKAAIKVLTEQLEHELRNTTDGRVSAHLFVPGYTWTPMNAAHKPKGSEKPDAAWTAEQTVEHFLARLRKGDFYILCPDGEVTTDMDARRMRWAIEDMIFNRPALSRWHNNFKGAFEKWMKS, from the coding sequence ATGTCACCACGAATGGATACCATCATTGCAGCAGGCAACGTGGCGGTGATCACTGGAGCGGCAGCCGGCTTGGGCGCCGCACTGGCTCGGTCCTTGTCGCAACAGGGCATGAAGCTGGCGCTCTTTGATTGCAATGAAGAAGCCCTAACGTCCTTGGCCTCAACTTTGCAGACCGAAACACTGATCGTCTTTGGAAATGCTGCTGACCGGAATGATCTCCGTCGGTTCCATTCCGCCACGATTGAGCGATTTGGCGCCGTGCAACTGCTCGTCAACAATGTGGGCATGGGCAAAAAGGCCGGACCGTGGGATTCGCCTGAAGACTGGCAGCAGGTGCTTGATGTCAATTTCACCTCAGCCCTCGCCATGCAGCATCTGTTTGTTCCGGCCATGATTGCATCTGATGAGCCCGCCGCAATCATCAACCTCGGCTCCAAGGAAGGCATCACCACGCCGCCCGGCAATGCAGCCTATTCTGTTTCCAAAGCCGCCATCAAGGTACTGACGGAACAATTGGAACACGAATTGCGCAATACCACGGATGGTCGCGTTTCCGCCCATTTGTTCGTTCCGGGTTACACTTGGACGCCGATGAACGCGGCACACAAGCCGAAAGGCAGCGAAAAGCCTGACGCAGCCTGGACGGCGGAGCAGACGGTGGAGCATTTTCTGGCCCGTTTGCGGAAAGGGGATTTCTACATTCTCTGTCCCGATGGTGAGGTGACCACTGACATGGACGCAAGGCGCATGCGCTGGGCCATCGAAGACATGATTTTCAATCGGCCAGCCCTGTCGCGCTGGCATAACAACTTCAAAGGAGCATTCGAGAAATGGATGAAATCCTAA
- a CDS encoding LysR family transcriptional regulator yields the protein MAMKLTRSDLGDLNQFRCIAEAGGFRKAAKELDINPSALSHAMRGLEERTGVRLFNRTNRSVTLTPAGEDLLKEIQTGFSAIASGLEALNRYRDRPAGHLRLNVPTDAARLVLAPILSDYCRTYPDVRLEMVIEDRMVDIVKDGFDAGIRYGDAVPQDMIAIPLGPELNWIMVASPDYLEAFGSPEKPSDLKEHRCIGMRMGNGALYHWELERDEEAILLNIDWHLITNETNVIVQLAQTGAGVAYVLEARVKEQLASGQLVQVLPEWSSMGPAFFLYYPSRRQLPEALRALIDIAKQK from the coding sequence ATGGCTATGAAACTGACCAGAAGTGATTTGGGCGATCTCAATCAGTTCCGATGTATCGCTGAAGCCGGCGGTTTCCGCAAAGCTGCAAAAGAACTTGATATAAACCCCTCGGCACTCAGTCACGCCATGCGAGGGCTTGAGGAACGCACGGGCGTGCGCCTGTTCAACCGCACCAATCGGAGCGTGACCCTGACACCTGCTGGCGAGGATCTACTCAAGGAAATCCAGACCGGATTTTCCGCTATCGCAAGCGGACTTGAAGCCCTTAACCGGTATCGCGATCGGCCTGCTGGGCATTTACGTCTCAATGTACCGACCGATGCAGCCAGACTGGTCTTGGCTCCAATTCTGTCCGATTATTGCCGAACCTACCCCGATGTCCGACTGGAGATGGTGATCGAGGACCGCATGGTCGATATCGTCAAAGACGGTTTTGATGCGGGCATTCGCTATGGCGATGCCGTGCCTCAGGACATGATTGCCATTCCGTTGGGGCCTGAGCTGAACTGGATCATGGTCGCATCCCCGGACTATCTGGAAGCGTTTGGTTCTCCGGAAAAGCCATCAGATCTGAAGGAACACCGATGTATCGGCATGCGCATGGGAAACGGGGCTCTCTATCACTGGGAACTGGAGCGCGACGAAGAGGCCATCCTGCTGAATATCGACTGGCACCTTATTACCAACGAGACCAATGTGATCGTACAACTCGCCCAGACCGGCGCAGGGGTTGCCTATGTTCTGGAAGCGAGGGTCAAAGAGCAGTTGGCATCAGGGCAACTGGTGCAAGTGTTGCCCGAATGGTCGTCCATGGGCCCAGCCTTCTTTCTCTACTATCCCAGCCGCCGACAACTGCCTGAAGCCCTCAGGGCGCTGATCGATATAGCAAAGCAGAAGTGA
- a CDS encoding MaoC family dehydratase N-terminal domain-containing protein: MDQTQLDEWIGKSKTHEDDISSFPANALAATLNRDDPEYSVGSALPPLWHWLYFLPIFKLSDAGYDGHKALGGFLPPVPLPRRMWAGSRVTFLGPMSIGRRLRKVSTIKSVRAKKGRSGQLVFVTVGHRVFDGEDLGIDEEHDIVYREKAAPGAVPPPPPVAPEGCAFSREIKPDPVLLFRYSALTFNGHRIHYDHPFCVGSEGYKGLVVHGPLIATLLLDLLRRELPEAVVRRFEFQAVSTIYDSETFSLHGKPEAGGKSFKLWAKREDGALAMEATALIA, from the coding sequence ATGGATCAAACACAACTTGACGAATGGATCGGCAAATCGAAGACTCATGAAGACGACATTTCGTCTTTTCCTGCCAATGCCCTTGCTGCCACGCTGAATCGGGATGATCCAGAATACAGCGTTGGGTCAGCCTTGCCGCCACTTTGGCACTGGCTCTATTTCCTGCCCATTTTCAAGCTCTCAGACGCGGGATATGACGGTCATAAGGCTCTTGGTGGCTTTCTGCCTCCTGTTCCGCTACCGCGCCGGATGTGGGCGGGCAGCCGAGTGACCTTTCTGGGGCCAATGTCCATCGGTCGCCGGCTTCGCAAGGTCTCGACCATCAAGTCGGTCAGGGCGAAGAAAGGGCGATCCGGACAGTTGGTCTTTGTAACCGTCGGACATCGGGTGTTTGATGGTGAGGATCTCGGGATCGATGAGGAGCACGACATCGTTTATCGTGAAAAAGCCGCTCCGGGCGCGGTACCACCACCTCCTCCAGTGGCGCCGGAAGGCTGCGCATTCTCACGCGAGATCAAGCCTGATCCGGTTCTGCTGTTTCGCTATTCTGCCCTCACATTTAACGGGCATCGCATTCACTATGATCATCCCTTCTGCGTTGGTTCCGAGGGATACAAGGGATTGGTGGTGCATGGGCCACTGATTGCGACCTTGCTTCTTGATCTCTTGAGACGTGAACTTCCAGAAGCAGTCGTCAGAAGGTTCGAGTTCCAGGCGGTTTCAACGATCTACGATTCTGAAACCTTCTCTCTGCATGGCAAACCGGAAGCGGGTGGTAAAAGCTTCAAGCTCTGGGCCAAAAGAGAGGATGGAGCGTTGGCGATGGAAGCCACAGCTCTGATCGCCTAA
- a CDS encoding NAD(P)H-dependent oxidoreductase, translating to MKAHIVLAHPEPQSYNAHLVKIARNQLEREGYSVTVSDLYAMGFDPCERASHYSDRIAPDRFDVQSEQRHASSAGAIPIDIQEEIARLEAADLVILQYPMWWHLPPAILKGWMDRVFIYGSVYTSKKRFENGAFTGKKAMLSVTVGTSRETYEYNGRSGDIDLMLWPVNFNLAYVGFDVLEPFISYGVEAGLRYSSAEEVEQRLQAITDELQKSISQLSSRSKIPFNRMEEWGGDGHIIPDAPAHSAFIRHREKLDLG from the coding sequence ATGAAAGCGCATATTGTTCTCGCTCACCCCGAGCCGCAATCCTACAACGCCCATCTTGTCAAGATCGCTCGGAATCAGCTCGAACGAGAAGGTTATTCGGTCACCGTCTCGGATCTCTACGCCATGGGATTTGATCCTTGCGAGCGGGCCAGCCACTATTCTGATCGCATCGCTCCGGATCGTTTCGATGTTCAGAGCGAACAGCGCCATGCATCATCGGCCGGGGCTATTCCGATTGATATTCAGGAGGAAATCGCCCGCCTAGAAGCGGCTGATCTGGTGATCCTGCAATATCCCATGTGGTGGCACTTGCCACCCGCCATCCTCAAGGGGTGGATGGATCGTGTCTTCATTTACGGCTCGGTTTACACCAGCAAGAAGCGGTTCGAGAATGGCGCCTTCACAGGCAAGAAAGCCATGCTTTCGGTGACAGTTGGAACGAGCCGTGAGACCTATGAGTATAACGGCCGCAGCGGCGACATTGATCTGATGCTCTGGCCGGTGAACTTCAATCTCGCCTATGTCGGTTTTGATGTTCTGGAGCCATTCATTTCCTATGGCGTCGAAGCGGGGCTTCGATATTCATCCGCTGAAGAGGTCGAACAGCGCCTCCAGGCCATAACAGATGAACTGCAAAAATCAATCTCGCAGCTGTCTTCCCGTTCAAAGATACCCTTCAACAGGATGGAAGAGTGGGGGGGTGACGGTCACATCATTCCAGACGCTCCGGCTCATTCTGCCTTCATAAGGCATAGAGAGAAGCTGGATCTTGGATGA
- a CDS encoding DMT family transporter, with protein sequence MDHRKPLDLTAIGLMIFICVIWAMQQIGLKATDSYASSVLQIGIRSGLAAVCLYALTSVQQNRPVFWGKTAFLGAVAGLFFSLEFFLIGKALQYSTASHVVVFLYTAPVFAALGLHLKLPTERLSSVQWGGILIAVVGIAYAFLMPSEVQAEATSSTPTLMGDAMALAAAAVWGATTVLIRTADLSDLPASHVLFYQLSVTSIVLIVIAVLTQQIAIIPSAPLFWNLAFQTIIVAFASFLCWFWMLTRYKASQLGVFSFLTPLFGVILGAFLLHEPLTTPFLTGSAGVLIGIITVSASPWIGRFLHAHRHRNTDQEIAV encoded by the coding sequence TTGGATCACCGCAAACCTCTCGATCTGACGGCCATTGGCCTGATGATTTTTATCTGCGTAATCTGGGCCATGCAGCAAATAGGCCTGAAGGCAACAGACAGCTATGCCTCCTCTGTGCTTCAGATCGGCATTCGCTCCGGGCTTGCGGCGGTCTGCCTTTATGCTTTGACTTCGGTTCAGCAAAACCGACCGGTCTTTTGGGGGAAAACCGCTTTCCTCGGAGCGGTGGCGGGCCTATTCTTCTCGCTTGAGTTCTTCCTTATCGGTAAAGCTCTACAATATAGCACGGCATCCCATGTGGTTGTTTTCCTCTATACCGCGCCGGTTTTTGCGGCTCTTGGTTTGCATCTGAAACTGCCGACAGAGCGTCTGTCATCCGTCCAGTGGGGCGGCATTCTCATCGCCGTCGTCGGCATTGCCTATGCATTTCTGATGCCATCTGAGGTTCAGGCTGAAGCGACAAGCTCTACTCCAACATTGATGGGAGATGCCATGGCGCTCGCGGCAGCTGCAGTGTGGGGTGCAACGACCGTTCTGATCCGGACGGCCGATCTCAGCGACTTGCCCGCGTCACATGTGCTTTTTTATCAGCTTTCGGTCACTTCGATTGTTCTGATCGTGATTGCGGTTCTGACGCAGCAAATTGCGATTATTCCTTCAGCTCCGCTCTTCTGGAACCTTGCTTTCCAAACCATCATTGTCGCTTTCGCGAGCTTCCTTTGTTGGTTCTGGATGCTGACCCGTTACAAGGCCTCGCAGTTGGGCGTCTTTTCCTTTCTGACACCGTTGTTTGGTGTCATTCTAGGCGCTTTCCTGCTTCATGAGCCTCTGACGACCCCATTCCTGACAGGATCTGCCGGGGTGTTGATTGGCATCATAACCGTCAGCGCCAGCCCCTGGATCGGGAGGTTTCTTCACGCCCATCGTCACCGCAACACAGATCAGGAGATCGCAGTATGA
- a CDS encoding helix-turn-helix transcriptional regulator produces the protein MTVAIENLTGRSGKPHFHDAPFREQLPQPLYFRSAQMPKNAIYPRHSHPWGELVYSYSGVMEISLKDGYFLAPPQYAVWLPPNMEHQGLNRQAAVHCSLYVSLDLCAPLPLKTTALEVSPLLRTMLEHLRETEGTDPADPAHLRFLQVVVDQFAAGRMVGSFLPWSTDGLLEPILQHLQDNPDDNRSLAELARLHETTERTLMRRCQRDLGIPFAEWKQRLRVLKAMPMLEAGEAVQSIAVGLGYGSASSFIAMFRRMTGKTPDDYRKSVMKFKS, from the coding sequence ATGACAGTTGCTATCGAGAATCTGACAGGCCGTTCGGGCAAACCGCATTTTCATGATGCGCCGTTTCGGGAACAATTGCCGCAACCGCTATATTTCCGGTCAGCGCAGATGCCCAAGAACGCGATTTATCCGCGCCACAGCCACCCATGGGGTGAATTGGTTTATTCCTACAGTGGCGTAATGGAGATCAGTCTCAAGGATGGCTACTTTCTCGCCCCGCCCCAATATGCGGTGTGGCTACCGCCAAACATGGAGCATCAGGGGCTCAACAGGCAGGCCGCCGTCCATTGCTCCCTCTATGTCTCTCTCGATCTGTGTGCACCTTTGCCATTGAAAACCACAGCTCTTGAGGTTAGTCCGTTGCTGCGCACCATGCTGGAACATCTAAGGGAAACGGAAGGAACCGATCCGGCAGATCCGGCACATCTTCGTTTTCTGCAGGTGGTCGTCGATCAATTTGCTGCAGGACGAATGGTGGGCTCTTTCCTGCCGTGGTCGACGGATGGTTTGTTAGAGCCTATCCTGCAGCATCTTCAGGACAATCCCGATGACAATCGATCTCTTGCGGAACTGGCTCGACTTCATGAGACGACAGAACGAACCCTGATGCGCCGTTGTCAGCGCGATCTGGGCATTCCTTTTGCCGAATGGAAGCAAAGGTTGCGCGTATTGAAAGCGATGCCGATGCTAGAGGCAGGCGAGGCCGTGCAAAGCATCGCTGTCGGCCTCGGATATGGTAGCGCCTCTTCCTTCATCGCGATGTTCAGGCGGATGACCGGAAAAACCCCAGATGACTATCGCAAGTCGGTCATGAAATTCAAAAGCTAG
- a CDS encoding BrnA antitoxin family protein, with the protein MSELQFHDQSGEYRAFSLGLVGATIVLALGHVDRIKKFRIISARKATKGKGGWIMTISKKRLAEIEAIKDADIDTSDIPELGDKFFKNARIVMPTGSGKRSISLRVDEDVLEWFKSQGKGHLTRMNAVLRAYYQSHQSESE; encoded by the coding sequence TTGTCTGAACTGCAATTTCATGACCAAAGCGGGGAGTACCGGGCATTCAGTTTGGGACTGGTTGGCGCAACTATCGTTCTTGCTTTGGGTCATGTAGATCGAATTAAGAAGTTCAGGATAATCAGCGCAAGAAAAGCAACAAAAGGGAAAGGAGGATGGATCATGACCATATCGAAAAAACGCTTGGCTGAAATAGAGGCTATCAAGGATGCGGATATTGATACTTCTGATATTCCTGAACTGGGTGATAAGTTTTTCAAGAACGCACGTATCGTGATGCCAACAGGATCGGGGAAAAGGTCGATTTCCCTTCGTGTTGATGAAGATGTTCTAGAATGGTTCAAATCACAGGGAAAAGGGCATTTGACCCGAATGAATGCTGTGTTGCGGGCCTACTATCAATCTCATCAATCTGAGTCGGAGTGA
- a CDS encoding HipA domain-containing protein produces the protein MTDFEVHIDLDGRTRQIGLARSNRVRGTETILFEYDDAWLDDPARFSLEPALALSRGAFAPPAGFATFGSIGDSAPDTWGRRLMQRSERRLAEREGRTVRTLTESDYLLGVADETRLGALRFRRVGGETFLAPIQTGVPAIIELDRLLQITERILLDEETDEDLQLIFAPGSSLGGARPKASVVDQHGHLSIAKFPKEADDYSIETWEEIALRLAEDAGIVTPMHELVDVAGKKVMLSRRFDRNGAVRIPFLSAMAMMGAKDGERGSYPEIVDVLAEHGAQGKTDAQALYRRVVFNVMISNVDDHLRNHGFLWSGKSGWSLSPAYDLNPVPADVKARVLSTNIDLDESTCSIDLLEEASEYFALTLAQARAIIKEVATVTVTWRETARAVGARPAEIKRMASAFEHEDLTRALAL, from the coding sequence ATGACTGATTTCGAAGTCCATATCGATCTGGATGGTCGCACGCGACAGATAGGGCTGGCGCGGAGCAATCGTGTTCGTGGTACAGAGACCATTCTTTTTGAATACGACGATGCGTGGTTGGATGATCCCGCCAGGTTTTCTCTGGAGCCCGCCCTTGCTTTGAGCCGCGGCGCTTTCGCACCACCTGCTGGGTTCGCAACCTTCGGTTCTATCGGGGATTCTGCACCCGACACATGGGGGCGCCGTTTGATGCAACGCTCAGAACGTCGCCTTGCCGAACGAGAAGGCCGAACCGTCCGAACGCTCACCGAGAGTGATTATCTTCTTGGTGTCGCCGATGAGACCCGGCTTGGCGCACTGCGATTCCGCAGGGTCGGAGGAGAAACATTCCTGGCACCTATCCAGACGGGAGTGCCTGCGATCATCGAACTTGACCGTTTGCTTCAGATTACCGAACGGATTCTCTTGGATGAAGAAACCGACGAAGACCTTCAACTCATCTTTGCCCCCGGCTCTTCCTTGGGCGGTGCCCGGCCCAAGGCGTCGGTGGTCGACCAGCATGGCCATCTCTCCATCGCCAAGTTTCCCAAGGAGGCCGATGATTACAGCATAGAGACGTGGGAGGAGATCGCCCTGCGGTTGGCAGAAGATGCAGGCATCGTTACTCCAATGCATGAACTCGTCGATGTCGCGGGCAAGAAAGTGATGTTGTCGCGTCGTTTTGATCGCAATGGTGCAGTCCGAATTCCTTTTTTATCCGCAATGGCCATGATGGGTGCCAAGGATGGTGAGCGCGGCAGCTATCCCGAGATCGTTGACGTTCTTGCCGAACATGGCGCTCAGGGAAAGACCGATGCGCAGGCGCTCTATCGTCGCGTCGTCTTCAACGTGATGATCTCCAATGTGGACGATCATCTGCGTAACCACGGCTTTCTTTGGTCTGGAAAATCCGGCTGGTCACTCTCTCCTGCATATGACCTTAATCCGGTGCCCGCCGACGTCAAGGCTCGAGTGCTGTCAACCAACATCGATCTCGACGAGAGCACTTGTTCGATTGATCTTTTGGAAGAGGCTTCAGAATATTTTGCTCTGACGCTGGCACAAGCTCGCGCCATCATCAAGGAAGTGGCAACCGTGACCGTAACCTGGCGCGAGACAGCCAGAGCTGTCGGCGCGCGTCCGGCCGAGATCAAGCGCATGGCGAGTGCCTTCGAGCATGAAGATCTGACAAGGGCGCTGGCCCTGTGA
- a CDS encoding helix-turn-helix transcriptional regulator, which translates to MPTPHNPPAAVRRALRKLGADIHDARRRRRLPMAVVAERAFTSRSTLQRVEAGDTNVSIGIYASVLQALGLLDGLNQIADISNDSVGQALSSADLPKHAHLKRLTGSSRND; encoded by the coding sequence ATGCCAACGCCACACAATCCTCCTGCCGCCGTACGACGTGCGTTGCGCAAGCTCGGGGCTGACATTCATGACGCGCGCCGACGCCGACGGCTTCCTATGGCCGTTGTTGCAGAACGCGCCTTTACCTCTCGTTCCACCTTGCAAAGGGTCGAAGCTGGCGACACCAACGTCAGCATTGGTATCTATGCCAGCGTTTTGCAAGCTCTCGGGCTACTGGATGGATTGAACCAAATCGCCGACATCAGCAATGATAGTGTTGGGCAAGCTCTGTCCAGTGCAGATCTGCCGAAACACGCCCATCTCAAGCGATTAACCGGATCGTCGCGAAATGACTGA